A region from the Rosa rugosa chromosome 6, drRosRugo1.1, whole genome shotgun sequence genome encodes:
- the LOC133718395 gene encoding receptor-like cytoplasmic kinase 176 isoform X4 encodes MMGSSAAVSSCPRTEGEILLRRFFLNELKMATWNFHPDNMVGEGGFGSVFKGWVDDSSTAANPGKGMLIAVKRINKEGFLGHEQWLAEIYYLGRLRHPNLVTLLGYCFEDDHRLLVFEFMSRGGLDNHLFGRDSCLQPLSWILRMKISLEAANVLAFLHNGEETVIHRDITSSNILLDSTYNAKLADFGLAKDGPAGDKSHVTTAVMGTHGYAAPEYIATGHLTAKCDVYGFGVVMLEMLSGRRSLDQSLPTGQHNLVEWAKPYLASKRGVHKVFDPRLKGQYSVAGALKAANLAKQCLSEEPEFRPNMTEVVKALEQLQEPEDMKGLKIPQNEPCQSPRANSSNRRRSTSWISFMPSASRSYT; translated from the exons ATGATG GGGTCATCTGCAGCAGTGTCTTCTTGTCCTCGGACAGAAGGGGAGATTTTGCTAAGGAGATTCTTCTTGAATGAACTTAAAATGGCGACCTGGAACTTCCATCCTGATAATATGGTGGGCGAAGGTGGTTTTGGTTCTGTTTTCAAGGGGTGGGTTGATGACTCATCAACAGCTGCCAACCCTGGTAAGGGCATGTTGATTGCTGTGAAGAGGATTAACAAAGAAGGTTTCTTGGGTCACGAGCAATGGTTG GCTGAAATTTACTACCTAGGAAGGCTGCGTCATCCAAATCTTGTGACATTGTTGGGTTATTGCTTTGAGGATGATCATCGGCTTCTGGTGTTTGAATTTATGTCTCGTGGCGGCTTGGATAATCATCTATTTGGAA GGGATTCTTGCCTTCAACCACTTTCATGGATCCTGCGTATGAAGATTTCCCTTGAGGCTGCTAATGTTCTAGCATTTCTTCACAATGGTGAGGAAACAGTAATCCATCGGGACATTACAAGTTCTAATATCCTGCTGGATTCG ACTTACAATGCCAAACTCGCCGACTTTGGTTTGGCAAAGGATGGACCCGCAGGTGATAAAAGCCATGTCACGACAGCAGTGATGGGGACACATGGGTATGCTGCTCCTGAGTATATTGCTACAG GTCATTTAACTGCCAAATGTGATGTATATGGGTTTGGAGTTGTGATGCTCGAAATGCTGTCTGGAAGACGAAGTCTGGACCAAAGCCTGCCAACTGGGCAACACAATTTAGTCGAATGGGCCAAACCTTACCTCGCCAGCAAACGCGGAGTTCACAAAGTTTTTGATCCCCGTTTGAAAGGCCAGTACTCTGTGGCTGGAGCTCTTAAAGCAGCTAATCTTGCAAAACAATGCTTATCAGAAGAACCTGAGTTTAGGCCAAACATGACTGAGGTGGTAAAAGCATTGGAGCAGCTTCAGGAACCTGAAGACATGAAGGGTTTGAAGATTCCTCAAAATGAGCCTTGCCAGAGTCCTCGTGCCAATTCAAGCAATCGCAGGAGAAGCACAAGTTGGATCAGCTTCATGCCATCTGCTTCCCGCAGCTATACATAA
- the LOC133718019 gene encoding receptor-like cytoplasmic kinase 176 isoform X1, whose translation MGGGIRTSVKGYLLSQRITMASDTVHENESTNRNFTAPQAADSEQETSTDSDSSHSYWLSRFSGSIPCLPILSFASKSRVSKGTRIRAESLPHRVPSTLRTEVKILLKSFFFNELKTATRNFRPENVVGDGGFGTVFKGWIDQNSLVAANPGTGMAVAIKRLNQEGLQGREEGFTEIYYLGQLRHPNLVKLIGYCSEDNELLLVYEFMPRGSLENHIYRRSSHFQPLSWTVRMKIALGAAKALAFLHNEAKVIHRDFKTANILLDSTYNVKLSDFGLAVDGRSIDRRGAKTRGIGTYGYAAPEYIETRVLGTYGYAAPEYVATGRLNTKCDVYGFGVVMLELVSGKRVVDTNRPPGEQNLVEWAKPYLVSKHRILQIFDSRIKGQFSVARALKAVDLAFLCLSTDPKLRPNMNNVVKTLEKLQASSDMDGLGISQNQRRQNPMSVQSMVPNSAGEVSMEPAIQHP comes from the exons ATGGGTGGGGGAATTCGCACAAGCGTGAAGGGGTACCTCCTTTCGCAGCGGATCACTATGGCTTCGGATACAGTGCATGAAAATGAGAGCACCAATAGAAATTTCACTGCGCCCCAAGCTGCTGATTCAGAACAAGAGACGAGCACGGACTCGGATTCATCTCACTCATATTGGCTCAGTAGGTTTAGTGGTAGCATTCCTTGCTTGCCAATATTGAGCTTTGCTTCAAAG AGCAGGGTTTCAAAGGGAACTAGAATCAGAGCTGAGAGTCTGCCTCACAGAG TGCCTTCAACTCTTCGGACAGAGGTTAAGATCTTGCTAAAGAGCTTCTTTTTTAATGAACTGAAAACCGCCACCAGGAACTTTCGGCCTGAGAATGTGGTGGGTGACGGTGGTTTTGGTACTGTCTTTAAGGGGTGGATTGATCAGAATTCATTAGTAGCTGCCAACCCTGGTACAGGAATGGCTGTTGCTATAAAGAGGCTTAACCAAGAAGGTTTACAGGGTCGGGAGGAAGGGTTT ACAGAAATTTACTACCTTGGACAGCTGCGTCACCCAAATCTTGTGAAGTTGATAGGCTATTGTTCAGAGGATAACGAACTGCTACTGGTGTATGAATTTATGCCCCGTGGCAGTTTGGAGAATCATATATATAGAA GGAGTTCTCACTTTCAACCACTTTCGTGGACTGTTCGTATGAAGATTGCCCTTGGTGCTGCGAAGGCTCTAGCATTTCTTCACAATGAAGCAAAAGTTATACATCGTGACTTTAAAACAGCTAATATCCTGTTGGATTCA ACCTACAATGTCAAGCTCTCTGATTTTGGTTTGGCCGTGGATGGGCGATCAATTGACAGACGAGGTGCCAAAACAAGGGGCATCGGCACATATGGATATGCAGCTCCCGAGTATATAGAAACAAGGGTCCTGGGCACATATGGATATGCAGCTCCTGAGTATGTAGCTACAG GTCGTCTAAACACCAAATGTGATGTGTATGGTTTTGGAGTTGTTATGCTCGAATTGGTGTCTGGAAAACGAGTTGTTGACACGAACCGGCCACCCGGGGAACAGAACTTAGTTGAATGGGCCAAACCTTACCTTGTCAGCAAACACAGAATCCTCCAAATTTTTGATTCTCGTATTAAAGGCCAGTTCTCTGTGGCCAGAGCTCTTAAAGCAGTTGACCTTGCATTTCTTTGCCTATCAACAGATCCCAAGCTTAGGCCAAACATGAATAATGTGGTAAAAACATTGGAGAAGCTTCAGGCATCCAGTGACATGGACGGCTTGGGGATCTCTCAAAATCAACGTCGCCAAAATCCAATGTCAGTTCAATCAATGGTCCCAAATAGTGCAGGAGAAGTATCAATGGAACCAGCAATTCAACACCCTTGA
- the LOC133718395 gene encoding probable serine/threonine-protein kinase PBL11 isoform X3, translated as MSGGIRTSVKGYLIAKRLAFTGEIDTVQEVNDTINSNLTGPQASDDSIDKRAQDHPGTSRASTSYGLSIGDDGILHLSMLSNAAKSMDSNWNRICRAVSLPHDVSSCPRTEGEILLRRFFLNELKMATWNFHPDNMVGEGGFGSVFKGWVDDSSTAANPGKGMLIAVKRINKEGFLGHEQWLAEIYYLGRLRHPNLVTLLGYCFEDDHRLLVFEFMSRGGLDNHLFGRDSCLQPLSWILRMKISLEAANVLAFLHNGEETVIHRDITSSNILLDSTYNAKLADFGLAKDGPAGDKSHVTTAVMGTHGYAAPEYIATGHLTAKCDVYGFGVVMLEMLSGRRSLDQSLPTGQHNLVEWAKPYLASKRGVHKVFDPRLKGQYSVAGALKAANLAKQCLSEEPEFRPNMTEVVKALEQLQEPEDMKGLKIPQNEPCQSPRANSSNRRRSTSWISFMPSASRSYT; from the exons ATGAGTGGTGGGATTCGTACAAGCGTGAAGGGGTACCTTATTGCCAAACGCCTGGCTTTCACTGGGGAAATTGATACAGTGCAAGAGGTGAATGACACCATCAATAGCAATTTGACTGGGCCACAAGCTTCTGATGATTCCATAGATAAGAGAGCACAAGATCATCCGGGGACGAGTCGTGCTTCAACTTCATATGGGCTCAGTATAGGTGACGACGGCATTCTTCACTTGTCAATGTTGAGCAATGCTGCAAAG AGCATGGATTCAAATTGGAATAGAATCTGTAGAGCTGTGAGTCTGCCCCATGATG TGTCTTCTTGTCCTCGGACAGAAGGGGAGATTTTGCTAAGGAGATTCTTCTTGAATGAACTTAAAATGGCGACCTGGAACTTCCATCCTGATAATATGGTGGGCGAAGGTGGTTTTGGTTCTGTTTTCAAGGGGTGGGTTGATGACTCATCAACAGCTGCCAACCCTGGTAAGGGCATGTTGATTGCTGTGAAGAGGATTAACAAAGAAGGTTTCTTGGGTCACGAGCAATGGTTG GCTGAAATTTACTACCTAGGAAGGCTGCGTCATCCAAATCTTGTGACATTGTTGGGTTATTGCTTTGAGGATGATCATCGGCTTCTGGTGTTTGAATTTATGTCTCGTGGCGGCTTGGATAATCATCTATTTGGAA GGGATTCTTGCCTTCAACCACTTTCATGGATCCTGCGTATGAAGATTTCCCTTGAGGCTGCTAATGTTCTAGCATTTCTTCACAATGGTGAGGAAACAGTAATCCATCGGGACATTACAAGTTCTAATATCCTGCTGGATTCG ACTTACAATGCCAAACTCGCCGACTTTGGTTTGGCAAAGGATGGACCCGCAGGTGATAAAAGCCATGTCACGACAGCAGTGATGGGGACACATGGGTATGCTGCTCCTGAGTATATTGCTACAG GTCATTTAACTGCCAAATGTGATGTATATGGGTTTGGAGTTGTGATGCTCGAAATGCTGTCTGGAAGACGAAGTCTGGACCAAAGCCTGCCAACTGGGCAACACAATTTAGTCGAATGGGCCAAACCTTACCTCGCCAGCAAACGCGGAGTTCACAAAGTTTTTGATCCCCGTTTGAAAGGCCAGTACTCTGTGGCTGGAGCTCTTAAAGCAGCTAATCTTGCAAAACAATGCTTATCAGAAGAACCTGAGTTTAGGCCAAACATGACTGAGGTGGTAAAAGCATTGGAGCAGCTTCAGGAACCTGAAGACATGAAGGGTTTGAAGATTCCTCAAAATGAGCCTTGCCAGAGTCCTCGTGCCAATTCAAGCAATCGCAGGAGAAGCACAAGTTGGATCAGCTTCATGCCATCTGCTTCCCGCAGCTATACATAA
- the LOC133718395 gene encoding probable serine/threonine-protein kinase PBL11 isoform X2: MSGGIRTSVKGYLIAKRLAFTGEIDTVQEVNDTINSNLTGPQASDDSIDKRAQDHPGTSRASTSYGLSIGDDGILHLSMLSNAAKSMDSNWNRICRAVSLPHDAVSSCPRTEGEILLRRFFLNELKMATWNFHPDNMVGEGGFGSVFKGWVDDSSTAANPGKGMLIAVKRINKEGFLGHEQWLAEIYYLGRLRHPNLVTLLGYCFEDDHRLLVFEFMSRGGLDNHLFGRDSCLQPLSWILRMKISLEAANVLAFLHNGEETVIHRDITSSNILLDSTYNAKLADFGLAKDGPAGDKSHVTTAVMGTHGYAAPEYIATGHLTAKCDVYGFGVVMLEMLSGRRSLDQSLPTGQHNLVEWAKPYLASKRGVHKVFDPRLKGQYSVAGALKAANLAKQCLSEEPEFRPNMTEVVKALEQLQEPEDMKGLKIPQNEPCQSPRANSSNRRRSTSWISFMPSASRSYT, translated from the exons ATGAGTGGTGGGATTCGTACAAGCGTGAAGGGGTACCTTATTGCCAAACGCCTGGCTTTCACTGGGGAAATTGATACAGTGCAAGAGGTGAATGACACCATCAATAGCAATTTGACTGGGCCACAAGCTTCTGATGATTCCATAGATAAGAGAGCACAAGATCATCCGGGGACGAGTCGTGCTTCAACTTCATATGGGCTCAGTATAGGTGACGACGGCATTCTTCACTTGTCAATGTTGAGCAATGCTGCAAAG AGCATGGATTCAAATTGGAATAGAATCTGTAGAGCTGTGAGTCTGCCCCATGATG CAGTGTCTTCTTGTCCTCGGACAGAAGGGGAGATTTTGCTAAGGAGATTCTTCTTGAATGAACTTAAAATGGCGACCTGGAACTTCCATCCTGATAATATGGTGGGCGAAGGTGGTTTTGGTTCTGTTTTCAAGGGGTGGGTTGATGACTCATCAACAGCTGCCAACCCTGGTAAGGGCATGTTGATTGCTGTGAAGAGGATTAACAAAGAAGGTTTCTTGGGTCACGAGCAATGGTTG GCTGAAATTTACTACCTAGGAAGGCTGCGTCATCCAAATCTTGTGACATTGTTGGGTTATTGCTTTGAGGATGATCATCGGCTTCTGGTGTTTGAATTTATGTCTCGTGGCGGCTTGGATAATCATCTATTTGGAA GGGATTCTTGCCTTCAACCACTTTCATGGATCCTGCGTATGAAGATTTCCCTTGAGGCTGCTAATGTTCTAGCATTTCTTCACAATGGTGAGGAAACAGTAATCCATCGGGACATTACAAGTTCTAATATCCTGCTGGATTCG ACTTACAATGCCAAACTCGCCGACTTTGGTTTGGCAAAGGATGGACCCGCAGGTGATAAAAGCCATGTCACGACAGCAGTGATGGGGACACATGGGTATGCTGCTCCTGAGTATATTGCTACAG GTCATTTAACTGCCAAATGTGATGTATATGGGTTTGGAGTTGTGATGCTCGAAATGCTGTCTGGAAGACGAAGTCTGGACCAAAGCCTGCCAACTGGGCAACACAATTTAGTCGAATGGGCCAAACCTTACCTCGCCAGCAAACGCGGAGTTCACAAAGTTTTTGATCCCCGTTTGAAAGGCCAGTACTCTGTGGCTGGAGCTCTTAAAGCAGCTAATCTTGCAAAACAATGCTTATCAGAAGAACCTGAGTTTAGGCCAAACATGACTGAGGTGGTAAAAGCATTGGAGCAGCTTCAGGAACCTGAAGACATGAAGGGTTTGAAGATTCCTCAAAATGAGCCTTGCCAGAGTCCTCGTGCCAATTCAAGCAATCGCAGGAGAAGCACAAGTTGGATCAGCTTCATGCCATCTGCTTCCCGCAGCTATACATAA
- the LOC133718395 gene encoding probable serine/threonine-protein kinase PBL11 isoform X1: protein MSGGIRTSVKGYLIAKRLAFTGEIDTVQEVNDTINSNLTGPQASDDSIDKRAQDHPGTSRASTSYGLSIGDDGILHLSMLSNAAKSMDSNWNRICRAVSLPHDAKGSSAAVSSCPRTEGEILLRRFFLNELKMATWNFHPDNMVGEGGFGSVFKGWVDDSSTAANPGKGMLIAVKRINKEGFLGHEQWLAEIYYLGRLRHPNLVTLLGYCFEDDHRLLVFEFMSRGGLDNHLFGRDSCLQPLSWILRMKISLEAANVLAFLHNGEETVIHRDITSSNILLDSTYNAKLADFGLAKDGPAGDKSHVTTAVMGTHGYAAPEYIATGHLTAKCDVYGFGVVMLEMLSGRRSLDQSLPTGQHNLVEWAKPYLASKRGVHKVFDPRLKGQYSVAGALKAANLAKQCLSEEPEFRPNMTEVVKALEQLQEPEDMKGLKIPQNEPCQSPRANSSNRRRSTSWISFMPSASRSYT, encoded by the exons ATGAGTGGTGGGATTCGTACAAGCGTGAAGGGGTACCTTATTGCCAAACGCCTGGCTTTCACTGGGGAAATTGATACAGTGCAAGAGGTGAATGACACCATCAATAGCAATTTGACTGGGCCACAAGCTTCTGATGATTCCATAGATAAGAGAGCACAAGATCATCCGGGGACGAGTCGTGCTTCAACTTCATATGGGCTCAGTATAGGTGACGACGGCATTCTTCACTTGTCAATGTTGAGCAATGCTGCAAAG AGCATGGATTCAAATTGGAATAGAATCTGTAGAGCTGTGAGTCTGCCCCATGATG CAAAGGGGTCATCTGCAGCAGTGTCTTCTTGTCCTCGGACAGAAGGGGAGATTTTGCTAAGGAGATTCTTCTTGAATGAACTTAAAATGGCGACCTGGAACTTCCATCCTGATAATATGGTGGGCGAAGGTGGTTTTGGTTCTGTTTTCAAGGGGTGGGTTGATGACTCATCAACAGCTGCCAACCCTGGTAAGGGCATGTTGATTGCTGTGAAGAGGATTAACAAAGAAGGTTTCTTGGGTCACGAGCAATGGTTG GCTGAAATTTACTACCTAGGAAGGCTGCGTCATCCAAATCTTGTGACATTGTTGGGTTATTGCTTTGAGGATGATCATCGGCTTCTGGTGTTTGAATTTATGTCTCGTGGCGGCTTGGATAATCATCTATTTGGAA GGGATTCTTGCCTTCAACCACTTTCATGGATCCTGCGTATGAAGATTTCCCTTGAGGCTGCTAATGTTCTAGCATTTCTTCACAATGGTGAGGAAACAGTAATCCATCGGGACATTACAAGTTCTAATATCCTGCTGGATTCG ACTTACAATGCCAAACTCGCCGACTTTGGTTTGGCAAAGGATGGACCCGCAGGTGATAAAAGCCATGTCACGACAGCAGTGATGGGGACACATGGGTATGCTGCTCCTGAGTATATTGCTACAG GTCATTTAACTGCCAAATGTGATGTATATGGGTTTGGAGTTGTGATGCTCGAAATGCTGTCTGGAAGACGAAGTCTGGACCAAAGCCTGCCAACTGGGCAACACAATTTAGTCGAATGGGCCAAACCTTACCTCGCCAGCAAACGCGGAGTTCACAAAGTTTTTGATCCCCGTTTGAAAGGCCAGTACTCTGTGGCTGGAGCTCTTAAAGCAGCTAATCTTGCAAAACAATGCTTATCAGAAGAACCTGAGTTTAGGCCAAACATGACTGAGGTGGTAAAAGCATTGGAGCAGCTTCAGGAACCTGAAGACATGAAGGGTTTGAAGATTCCTCAAAATGAGCCTTGCCAGAGTCCTCGTGCCAATTCAAGCAATCGCAGGAGAAGCACAAGTTGGATCAGCTTCATGCCATCTGCTTCCCGCAGCTATACATAA
- the LOC133718019 gene encoding receptor-like cytoplasmic kinase 176 isoform X2 — MAVAIKRLNQEGLQGREEGFTEIYYLGQLRHPNLVKLIGYCSEDNELLLVYEFMPRGSLENHIYRRSSHFQPLSWTVRMKIALGAAKALAFLHNEAKVIHRDFKTANILLDSTYNVKLSDFGLAVDGRSIDRRGAKTRGIGTYGYAAPEYIETRVLGTYGYAAPEYVATGRLNTKCDVYGFGVVMLELVSGKRVVDTNRPPGEQNLVEWAKPYLVSKHRILQIFDSRIKGQFSVARALKAVDLAFLCLSTDPKLRPNMNNVVKTLEKLQASSDMDGLGISQNQRRQNPMSVQSMVPNSAGEVSMEPAIQHP; from the exons ATGGCTGTTGCTATAAAGAGGCTTAACCAAGAAGGTTTACAGGGTCGGGAGGAAGGGTTT ACAGAAATTTACTACCTTGGACAGCTGCGTCACCCAAATCTTGTGAAGTTGATAGGCTATTGTTCAGAGGATAACGAACTGCTACTGGTGTATGAATTTATGCCCCGTGGCAGTTTGGAGAATCATATATATAGAA GGAGTTCTCACTTTCAACCACTTTCGTGGACTGTTCGTATGAAGATTGCCCTTGGTGCTGCGAAGGCTCTAGCATTTCTTCACAATGAAGCAAAAGTTATACATCGTGACTTTAAAACAGCTAATATCCTGTTGGATTCA ACCTACAATGTCAAGCTCTCTGATTTTGGTTTGGCCGTGGATGGGCGATCAATTGACAGACGAGGTGCCAAAACAAGGGGCATCGGCACATATGGATATGCAGCTCCCGAGTATATAGAAACAAGGGTCCTGGGCACATATGGATATGCAGCTCCTGAGTATGTAGCTACAG GTCGTCTAAACACCAAATGTGATGTGTATGGTTTTGGAGTTGTTATGCTCGAATTGGTGTCTGGAAAACGAGTTGTTGACACGAACCGGCCACCCGGGGAACAGAACTTAGTTGAATGGGCCAAACCTTACCTTGTCAGCAAACACAGAATCCTCCAAATTTTTGATTCTCGTATTAAAGGCCAGTTCTCTGTGGCCAGAGCTCTTAAAGCAGTTGACCTTGCATTTCTTTGCCTATCAACAGATCCCAAGCTTAGGCCAAACATGAATAATGTGGTAAAAACATTGGAGAAGCTTCAGGCATCCAGTGACATGGACGGCTTGGGGATCTCTCAAAATCAACGTCGCCAAAATCCAATGTCAGTTCAATCAATGGTCCCAAATAGTGCAGGAGAAGTATCAATGGAACCAGCAATTCAACACCCTTGA